One part of the Cupriavidus oxalaticus genome encodes these proteins:
- a CDS encoding type II toxin-antitoxin system Phd/YefM family antitoxin: protein MTNIALEKTVTAKEAKNRLGEVIDESIAHPVGISRNGRLVSVLVSERLFQSMQARLEELEDADWLRRAREARAGGFAPATEVAALIGRLEQDADAKPNE, encoded by the coding sequence ATGACTAATATTGCACTCGAGAAGACGGTCACGGCTAAGGAGGCGAAGAATCGCCTCGGAGAAGTGATCGACGAGAGCATTGCCCATCCAGTTGGCATTTCTCGCAATGGCCGGCTTGTCAGCGTCTTGGTCTCGGAGCGCCTGTTTCAGTCGATGCAGGCGCGTCTTGAGGAATTGGAAGATGCTGATTGGCTGCGTCGCGCGCGAGAAGCCCGGGCGGGGGGCTTTGCACCGGCCACGGAAGTCGCTGCCTTAATCGGCCGACTGGAACAGGATGCTGACGCTAAACCTAACGAATGA
- a CDS encoding type II toxin-antitoxin system RelE family toxin, which produces MLTLNLTNDAVKFVNGLPPKQYTQVMRKVIDLLRNPRPNDSIQLKGATDGERRTDIGEYRIIYRHDEGALYIDVIGKRNDGAVYR; this is translated from the coding sequence ATGCTGACGCTAAACCTAACGAATGACGCCGTAAAGTTTGTAAATGGGCTTCCGCCCAAGCAGTACACGCAGGTAATGCGCAAGGTCATTGACCTACTGCGCAATCCCCGGCCCAACGACTCAATCCAGTTGAAGGGTGCAACAGATGGCGAGCGGCGAACCGATATTGGTGAGTACCGCATCATCTACCGCCACGACGAGGGTGCTTTGTATATTGACGTAATTGGCAAGCGAAATGATGGAGCCGTATATCGCTAG